A DNA window from Leptolyngbya sp. KIOST-1 contains the following coding sequences:
- a CDS encoding NAD(P)H-dependent glycerol-3-phosphate dehydrogenase, with product MLATPTLAQVFEDYKHRQITLTILGSGAWGKALAHIANSNGHTVRVWSRSGDLSLEDAVAGAEVIMSAISMKGVPELVQRLRGLNIPETTIFVTATKGLDPETTLTPSVIFQQAFPHHAVAVLSGPNLSKEIEAGLPAATVIACANETAAEAVQHLFAGENFRTYRSSDPLGAELGGTLKNVIAIAVGVCEGLELGSNARSALITRALPEVMRIGTHLGGQPETFLGLSGLGDMLATCTSALSRNYRVGYGLAQSKPLEQILAELGSTAEGVNTAYVLHDIAQREQISVPIAQQVYLLLKGDISAEEAVAALMERKLKAEDYQEILQCD from the coding sequence ATGCTCGCCACCCCCACCCTCGCCCAGGTCTTTGAAGACTACAAACATCGCCAGATCACCCTCACCATCCTCGGCTCCGGTGCCTGGGGCAAAGCCCTGGCCCACATTGCCAACAGCAATGGCCATACGGTGCGGGTATGGTCGCGCAGCGGCGATCTTTCCCTGGAGGATGCCGTCGCTGGGGCTGAGGTGATCATGTCGGCCATCTCGATGAAGGGGGTGCCGGAGCTGGTGCAGCGGCTGCGGGGGCTAAACATTCCTGAAACCACCATATTTGTGACCGCCACCAAGGGCCTGGATCCTGAGACAACCCTTACCCCTTCGGTGATTTTTCAGCAAGCGTTTCCGCACCACGCGGTGGCCGTACTCTCAGGCCCCAATCTCTCAAAAGAAATTGAGGCGGGGCTGCCCGCCGCTACGGTAATCGCCTGCGCCAATGAAACCGCTGCTGAGGCGGTGCAGCACCTGTTTGCAGGGGAAAACTTTCGCACCTACCGCAGCAGCGACCCCCTGGGGGCCGAGCTGGGCGGCACGCTCAAGAACGTGATTGCGATCGCCGTCGGGGTCTGCGAAGGGCTGGAGCTGGGTTCAAACGCGCGATCGGCGCTGATCACCCGCGCCCTGCCCGAGGTGATGCGGATCGGCACCCACCTGGGCGGCCAGCCCGAAACCTTTTTGGGCCTCTCGGGGCTGGGTGACATGCTCGCCACCTGCACCAGTGCCCTCAGCCGCAACTATCGCGTCGGCTACGGTCTGGCTCAGAGCAAGCCCCTGGAGCAAATTTTGGCGGAACTGGGCAGCACCGCTGAGGGGGTCAACACCGCCTACGTGCTCCACGACATTGCCCAGCGCGAGCAAATTTCGGTGCCGATCGCCCAGCAGGTGTACCTGTTGCTCAAGGGTGACATTTCTGCCGAAG